From one Macaca nemestrina isolate mMacNem1 chromosome 5, mMacNem.hap1, whole genome shotgun sequence genomic stretch:
- the LOC105467281 gene encoding LOW QUALITY PROTEIN: patr class I histocompatibility antigen, A-126 alpha chain (The sequence of the model RefSeq protein was modified relative to this genomic sequence to represent the inferred CDS: inserted 4 bases in 3 codons; deleted 1 base in 1 codon; substituted 1 base at 1 genomic stop codon) encodes MDWGVPALGIPHLXAVSLLLTTCIVSFFRNTHDADPVLTPIGCRVSRDANQRRRGPGSKVPTHPPGLRVSADAEDGVMAPPTLLLVLSGVLALTQTRAGSHSMRYFYTAVSRPGRWEPRFIAVGYVDDTQFVQFDSDAESPRMEPRAPWVEQEGPEYWDRETQNMKTATQTYRVNLRTLLRYYNQSEAGSHTVQKMYRCDLGPDGRLLRGYEQFAYDGSDYIALNEDLRSWTAADMAAQNTQRKWEAARAAEQHRTYLEGECLEWLRRYLENGKETLQRADPPKTHVTHHPVSDHEATLRCWALGFYPAEITLTWQRDGEEQTEDTELVETRPTGDGTFQKWAAVVVPSGEEQRYTCHVQHEGLPKPLTLRWEPSSQSTIPIVGIIAGLVLLGTVVTGAVVAAVMWRRKSSDRXGGSYSQAASSDSAQGSDVSLTAXKGETLGGLMCGGCWXEQWTQLCCGVSLTWMY; translated from the exons ATGGATTGGGGAGTGCCAGCGTTGGGGATTCCCCATCT CGCAGTTTCTCTTCTTCTGACAACTTGCATCGTGTCCTTCTTCCGGAATACTCACGACGCGGACCCCGTTCTCACTCCCATTGGGTGTCGGGTTTCTAGAGACGCCAATCAGCGTCGCCGCGGTCCCGGTTCTAAAGTCCCCACTCACCCACCAGGACTGAGAGTCTCCGCAGACGCCGAGGATGGC GTCATGGCGCCCCCAACCCTCCTCCTGGTGCTCTCAGGggtcctggccctgacccagacccGGGCGG GCTCCCACTCCATGAGGTATTTCTACACCGCCGTGTCCCGGCCCGGCCGCTGGGAGCCCCGCTTCATCGCCGTGGGCTACGTGGACGACACGCAGTTCGTGCAGTTCGACAGCGACGCCGAGAGTCCGAGGATGGAGCCGCGGGCGCCGTGGGTGGAGCAGGAGGGGCCGGAGTATTGGGACCGGGAGACACAGAACATGAAGACCGCGACACAGACCTACCGAGTGAACCTGCGGACCCTGCTCCGCTACTACAACCAGAGCGAGGCCG GGTCTCACACCGTCCAGAAGATGTACCGCTGCGACCTGGGACCCGACGGGCGCCTCCTCCGCGGGTATGAACAGTTCGCCTACGACGGCAGTGATTACATCGCCCTGAACGAGGACCTGCGCTCCTGGACGGCCGCGGACATGGCGGCTCAGAACACCCAGCGCAAGTGGGAGGCGGCCCGTGCCGCGGAGCAGCACAGAACCTACCTGGAGGGCGAGTGCCTGGAGTGGCTCCGCAGATACCTGGAGAACGGGAAGGAGACGCTGCAGCGCGCGG ACCCCCCCAAGACACATGTGACCCACCACCCCGTCTCTGACCATGAGGCCACCCTGAGGTGCTGGGCCCTGGGCTTCTACCCTGCGGAGATCACACTGACCTGGCAGCGGGATGGAGAGGAACAAACTGAGGACACAGAGCTCGTGGAGACCAGGCCTACAGGGGATGGAACCTTCCAGAAGTGGGCGGCTGTGGTGGTGCCTTCTGGAGAAGAGCAGAGATACACCTGTCATGTGCAACATGAGGGTCTGCCCAAGCCCCTCACCTTGAGATGGG AGCCATCTTCCCAGTCCACCATCCCCATCGTGGGCATCATTGCTGGCCTGGTTCTGCTTGGAACTGTGGTCACTGGAGCTGTGGTTGCTGCTGtgatgtggaggaggaagagctcaG ATAGATAAGGCGGGAGCTACTCTCAGGCTGCAA GCAGTGACAGTGCCCAAGGTTCTGATGTGTCTCTCACGG TTAAAGGTGAGACCCTGGGGGGCCTGATGTGTGGGGGGTGTT GGGAACAGTGGACGCAGCTGTGCTGTGGGGTTTCTTTGACTTGGATGTATTGA